A single Myxocyprinus asiaticus isolate MX2 ecotype Aquarium Trade chromosome 50, UBuf_Myxa_2, whole genome shotgun sequence DNA region contains:
- the LOC127439218 gene encoding uncharacterized protein LOC127439218, which translates to MSLMEGDSVTLHSNLGNNQEDIMNWYFKDTRIAKFSGDLSKSCTDVKCNEGVEMFRDRLQLDQTGSLTITNIRTTDTGLYNLKLLRSSSTKIFRLTIIHGVPDAEVKSISVGDSVTLHTDDTVKQGDVVMTWYFNDTRIAEMNEDPSKSCTDVACDEGAERFRDRLKIDHQTGDLTITNTTTTDSGLYQLEISSSISSSCSVKSFSVNVIGVTDLSLHSGVLAGICVVLVAAVAVTGAVIYEHGRNSGQAGQKGERRMERVNSSDPDVD; encoded by the exons ATGTCATTGATGGAGGGAGATTCCGTTACTCTACACAGCAATTTAGGAAACAATCAAGAAGATATTATGAATTGGTATTTCAAAGACACTCGCATAGCTAAATTCAGTGGAGATCTCAGTAAGTCCTGTACTGATGTGAAGTGTAATGAAGGTGTTGAGATGTTCAGAGACAGATTACAGCTGGATCAGACTGGATCTCTCACCATCACAAACATCAGAACCACTGACACTGGACTTTATAATCTCAAGCTCCTCAGAAGCAGCAGCACAAAGATCTTCAGACTTACTATAATACACG GTGTGCCAGATGCTGAGGTGAAGTCCATATCAGTGGGAGATTCTGTCACTCTACACACTGATGATACTGTAAAACAGGGAGATGTTGTGATGACGTGGTATTTCAATGACACTCGTATAGCTGAAATGAATGAAGATCCCAGTAAGAGCTGTACAGATGTGGCGTGTGATGAAGGTGCTGAGAGATTCAGAGACAGACTGAAGATTGACCATCAGACTGGAGATCTCACTATCACAAACACCACAACTACAGACTCTGGACTTTATCAACTAGAGATCAGCAGCAGTATCAGCAGCAGCTGCAGCGTAAAGAGCTTCAGTGTTAATGTCATTG GTGTTACAGATCTGAGTCTGCATTCAGGTGTTCTAGCAGGAATATGTGTTGTTCTGGTCGCGGCTGTCGCTGTAACTGGTGCTGTGATTTACGAACACGGCAGGAACTCTGGACAAGCAGGACAAAAGG GAGAAAGGAGGATGGAACGTGTCAACTCATCAGACCCCGATGTTGACTGA